The genomic region TCGTTCTGATCGGCACAGTTTTTGTGTACTACCGCACACATGAACTCTCCGCAACGGTTTTGGAGCAACGGGATGCAGATGGAAACTCTATTGGTAAATCGGAATACGCGAAGGGCAGAGTCGTTCAATTGCTTGAATCGAGTGGAAATCTTCTTTTTGAGATTGACAGGAGTGCCGCAAGTGATCTGGATAATCGGACTGTTCCGAAGGTCTTGCGTGAGGCGTTCAGCAACCATAAAATCCCGCTTTCGGACGAACTCACGGTTTCGGTTAAACCGTGGAAGGACAGTCGCTGGCTCCTTTCGGATACGAAATACGAGCAGACCTATAGTATCAGGGCAATAAAGGACGGAGAGAAGAATGTTCTCAATGTCTATGCGTCGAAAATAGAACATCATATCCTCGAAGTGGAAATGCTGAGCGGTATGTACAAAGGTAGACGCTTGATGTTACGGAACATCGTGAACCACAATATGCCGTTGCTGAGTATTCCTGCGGAACCGGGAGATGTTATTCTCTGTCGTGTTGCTGGGGTCCCTGAACAGGTGGGTCTCGTCAACATTGTTCAAGATTACGGTAGAGACCGGTTTCTGATCTGGATAGTGGGTGGGATGCTACTCTTAATTATCCTCGTAGGAAGGATCGAGGGGATACGAACGGCGTGTGCAATGCTGATTTCCGCCGGGGTTATCTACTTCTTCATGCTGCCGCTAATTTCGGGAGGTGCGAATGCGGTGTTCATCGTAACGCTAACCTCCGGTGTCGTGGCGTTTGTGTCGCTGGTATTCGTGATTGGTCCGAGTCGGAAAACCTTTTCGGCGGTACTTGGAACAATGGGTGGTATCTTAGTTGCGGGTTTGATTGTCCTGTTTGCGCAGCAGCACCTGCATTTTTCTGGGTTAGAGAACGCAATTTCAGCGGACATTGTAGAGGCGACGCGCACCCCACCCTTCGATTTTGTGCAGATCCTCTTGGCAGGCATGCTGATGGGTGTATTGGGGGTCGCTGTTGACGGCGCGATTGAGGTTGCATCGAGTATGGAGGAAATTCGCAAGGCAAATCCGAACATGCCGACGTGGCGGTTGATCTCTTCAGGCTTGAACGTTGGAACAGACATTCTCGGGACGATGGTGAATACGTTGGTTTTCGCTTATCTCGGCGCGGAGTTGCTGCTCGTTGTCACAATTACAGCACCGAATCTGGACTTTTTCAAATCGCCACCCGTGCAGATGTTGAGCATCGGTGTTGTATCGGCGGAAATTGTCCGGTTGCTCGCTGGGACACTGGGCCTGGTGCTTGCGATTCCGATTACGGCAGTAATCTGCGCGTTCTGGAACCCGAAGCAGAAAGTGTAGTGGCTACTGCGGGCACCACGCCATGACCGTGCCAAAACTTGCAAACATACTGTTTTCACCGCTCGTTAGGATTCGCGAACCTTGAACGACAACCCGCGTGTCGCGGCTCGTGATTTTGTAACTCACAGGGGCATCCTTCGCGATGAGCGGTTCGCCGTCTTCAGTCTTGAGCATATCCAGCCGATAATGCACGGAACGGTGCGCTGGCACTTCAAATTCACAAGAGACGTTTTCCAACGTCGGCTCCTCATAAAGCACTTCAAGCAGACAACACGTCCCTCTATCAGCGGTATTGGAGATACATATAGATTCATGCGAAAAATACCCGCCGCCATGCGCTTCCCATTCCTGCTCGGCTGGGGTTAATGCTGCCATATAGCCATCCGGGATAATCCAGACATAAGCCCCATCGCCATCCGAACTATAGCACTTGAGTGCGTCGGTTATTGCTTCCGGATTTTTGTGAACCTCCTTTCTGTCAACGACGAAAAATCTGTCGTACAACGCAATTCCCGGTACTGATTGTGCCTGTTTTAATTCGCCTTGAACGGTGAACCACAAACATGTGGGTGACAGCATGTCAATACGGCTTACACCTCGTGAAGCGAGCCAATCACCAAAGGCATTATTCAGCAGTGCCGTCAAAGTGTCCAGATGTACAAGACCCGCCTCTCCATAATTATTAATTGTGTTCATTAAGGTTTCAAATGTCATTGTATTGTCCTCTCTTTTGTCTCTGTCACAAACCTCGCCATACGAATCACACCATCCAGCGTTCACCAATACCCAAGAGTGCCATTAATACCTGCAAAAGCACGCTCTCTGGATCGGTTCCGACAAACTGTCGGTGCGTATCGATATAGGTGCCGTAATCGGCTGCCCATTCTCGAAAATAGGTTTCGTATTCCCAACCGTTCGCAGTCTGGCGAAATACAGTCCTATCTGGATATGGGAGTTTCTGGGTTAAGAGTTGCTGTAGTTGCTCGGAGGTTGGTATCCATATACCCTCGGTGTTTTCTACTTTGGGCTGGAGTGCCTGAATTTCAGGGTGACGGCATCGCTCTAAGTATGCTTGGGAGTGTTTCTGTGTTTCGGATGGATTCATAGGTTGGTAATCGGATGATTGGTTGCCGTTTTTAGAGTATCCCACCCTCTCGTGTTATACTTCGGTTTCGTCGTTTTCTGTGGTGGATGCCGGAACCGCAGGATTCAAGCGGGAATGATGCATTGCCCAATAGACTCCTACTGTAACGACACCACCAACGAGCGTAGCCAGACACCAGATTGCGGACCTACACCTGCTATAGCCAAGGCTTGACTGCGCTTCAAGCGGGCTGCATTTCGGTAGACTGCCACGGCAAAAATGATATGCACCACAGCTGTAAAAATGCTAACACCAATCGCAATCGTAAAAATGCTTGTCGAATGTGAATCTGTGAAATTAAATTCCATTTTGAACACCTCCGTGTTAGTTTCAAGAACATTATACGGTGCGAGCGTTTCAATGTCAATATTTTACAAATTTCTGTCACCTTTTTACAGACATGACGTATTACAAAATACGTCATCATATTTTTTCAAACTATCAAAAATCTTGAAAAATCAAGGAAGGAAAATCCGATGAATTTCCTGATAGTACTTTCCGTTTTTTGGGTGAGTGTGCTCGTCAAGTTTTCCAGATATCCATAAGTCCGGACAGCATTTCAACACCACCCAATACCAGCAAGCGCGGATAATAAAGCGTGCTTGTTAAAATTCATTTATTATCACATATTATTTGGGCAGGCTCCGCGCCTGCCCACTTGCGTTAAACTAATATCCGCACAGCAAGCCTGATACACTTTGACAGCAGTGGGCTTTTATGTTACGATAAGTGATAAATTATTTTCGTGCTTTAGGATGGAAATATGAAAATAAAAGAGATTCAAGCTGAATTAGCAGCGTTAAAATTAGACGGATGGCTCTTATACGATTTCCGTGGGATAAATCCGATTGCACAGAACGTAGCAGGCTTGGCAGATGCACATATCACACGCCGATGGTTCTGTCTGATTCCTGCACAGGGTGAACCGCGGTGGCTGGTCCATAAGATTGAAACATCTAACTTCGTCGGTGTCCAAGGAAGTGTCGCACTCTATGCTGGCTGGGAAGAACTTAACGAAGCCATCCGCGCCTTACTCGCTGGTGCTAAAACCATTGCCATGGAGTATTCACCAAACGCCGAAATCCCTTATATTTCACGGGTGGATGCCGGCACCTTGGAGTGGATTCGTTCGATGGGAATTGAGGTGCGCACATCTGCAGAACTCGCGCAACGGATGGAAGCGCGTTTGAGCGAGGCACAGGCAACCGGACATCAGGCTTCTGCACACTCAGTGCTGCAGGCGAAAGACTTTGCCTTTGCATGGATCGGTTCACAACTCCGTTCCGGAAAAACAATTACGGAATATGACGTTCAGCAAGTGATTCTCGGACAATTCGATGAGATGGACTTAGTTACGGATCACCCACCTATCGTCGCTGCGAATGCGAAGAGCAGCGATCCGCATTACGCTCCTACTTCAACAGACACGCAAAAGATCAAAATCGGAGACTTTATTTTAATCGACTTATGGGCAAAACAGAAAGATCCAGATGCAGTCTTTGCAGATACAACGTGGGTGGCTTATGCGGATACAACGGTTCCGGCGAGATATGTGGAAATCTTCGATATTGTCAAGGAAGCACGGGATAGAGCCGTGCGATTCATCCGAGAGAAATGGGCTGTCGATGAAACGATTTACGGTTATGAAGTGGATGACTGCGTCCGAGAATATATCACCGAAAAAGGATACGGTGAGTTCTTTATTCACCGCACCGGACACAACATCGGTACTGTTATCCACGGAAATGGTGTGAATTTAGATAACTTAGAGACACGCGATGCACGTGCCTTGATTTCTGGTATCTGTTTCTCGATTGAGCCTGGCATCTACCTCACCGATTTCGGCGTTCGGACAGAAATTGACGTTTTCTTAGCCGCTCGAGGGAAAGACGGCGTAAAAGTGACAACCGCGCCCGTTCAAAATCGGGTATTGCCGTTGCT from Candidatus Poribacteria bacterium harbors:
- a CDS encoding YibE/F family protein, whose product is MRERNIKIITILLILLSVAALHIKLYRFAEVTHDGALQVLVCLGRVINIDTSDEADQVLSVRILSGQFRGETVQVNNVWTGRAFGDRVLHKGDVLFLDIPLRDPMRPKIDTVSLREYFRTPFLLYLAGVLGVLMILVAGMKGVRAILTLFVTAFAVLYLLVPLTISGYNPIAVALLIATLLTFSTFFLITGFSFKVISGMLGTLGGLAAVGILSILSQHAMALTGLAQEFGFLELGVALWRTPASHHWNFTGILSAGIILGAVGAMMDVSMSISSSVHEVKQVNPNITVQQAIRAGLNVGRDIMGTMADTLIFAYLGAHMMTMLLPRIDFPEVGILYPFLRLVNDEATAVAIVQAVVGTIGLVLTVPIAASVAGFLTQYTKVDKSEIHEDLPSEEELEELFRADPPRSKARIAVPIAMAIVLIGTVFVYYRTHELSATVLEQRDADGNSIGKSEYAKGRVVQLLESSGNLLFEIDRSAASDLDNRTVPKVLREAFSNHKIPLSDELTVSVKPWKDSRWLLSDTKYEQTYSIRAIKDGEKNVLNVYASKIEHHILEVEMLSGMYKGRRLMLRNIVNHNMPLLSIPAEPGDVILCRVAGVPEQVGLVNIVQDYGRDRFLIWIVGGMLLLIILVGRIEGIRTACAMLISAGVIYFFMLPLISGGANAVFIVTLTSGVVAFVSLVFVIGPSRKTFSAVLGTMGGILVAGLIVLFAQQHLHFSGLENAISADIVEATRTPPFDFVQILLAGMLMGVLGVAVDGAIEVASSMEEIRKANPNMPTWRLISSGLNVGTDILGTMVNTLVFAYLGAELLLVVTITAPNLDFFKSPPVQMLSIGVVSAEIVRLLAGTLGLVLAIPITAVICAFWNPKQKV
- a CDS encoding M24 family metallopeptidase; its protein translation is MKIKEIQAELAALKLDGWLLYDFRGINPIAQNVAGLADAHITRRWFCLIPAQGEPRWLVHKIETSNFVGVQGSVALYAGWEELNEAIRALLAGAKTIAMEYSPNAEIPYISRVDAGTLEWIRSMGIEVRTSAELAQRMEARLSEAQATGHQASAHSVLQAKDFAFAWIGSQLRSGKTITEYDVQQVILGQFDEMDLVTDHPPIVAANAKSSDPHYAPTSTDTQKIKIGDFILIDLWAKQKDPDAVFADTTWVAYADTTVPARYVEIFDIVKEARDRAVRFIREKWAVDETIYGYEVDDCVREYITEKGYGEFFIHRTGHNIGTVIHGNGVNLDNLETRDARALISGICFSIEPGIYLTDFGVRTEIDVFLAARGKDGVKVTTAPVQNRVLPLL